GGTGCTGCGTTCTTCGGGCGTTATCTTGATCAGCTGAGCACTGCCGCCACGGTGCAGGTTGGACCGGAAATCGTCCGCCGCGCCGGTACGCTTCATTGCCGCGACCACCTTGCCGCCGATCACCAGCGCGCGGATATCGGTGCCGCCCGCTTCCTTGATGAATTCTTGAACCAGGATGTTGACGTTCGCCCCCCGGAACGCCTCGATCACCGACTTTGCCGACGACATCGAGTCCGCCAGCACCACGCCGATGCCCTGCGTGCCCTCCAGCAGCTTGATGACCACCGGCGGGCCCTTGACCGCGCGGATGATCTCCTCCGCTTTCTTGGGATCATTGGCATAGGCAGTCAGCGGCAGTCCGAGGCCGTGCTTGGCGAGGATCTGCAGGGACCGCAGCTTGTCGCGGCTGCGCCCGATGGCGACGCTTTCGTTCAGCGGCCAGCAGCCGCGCATTTCGAACTGGCGCAGGATCGCGAGCCCGTAGTTCGTCACAGAGGCCCCGATGCGCGGGATGACCGCGTCGTATCCGATGCACGGCTCGCCATCGTAATAGACCTCGGGCTTGTGGCTGGCGATATGCACGGTGCAGCGCAGCGTGTTGAGCCAGTCGATCTGGTGCCCGCGGGCCTCAGCCGCCTCGACCAGCCGCTTGTGCGAATAGAGGTTGGGGTTTCGGGCAAGCAGCGCGATTTTCATGGTTTATGGCCTTTCACCGGATCTCTGCCGGGGGACTGGAGCCAGGAATTCCCCGAATCGACAACGAAACGTCTTCGGAGCGCACTTCTCCCTACCAGCATCGGGAATTTCATGTCGCTACGATCTGCTAGACTGATCTCTGCGCGAAAGGTTTCCTCCCCGATTGTGAGCGGCGTCTTTATGACATAACGCAGCTGGGTTTCGCCGTTCGAACTGGTGATGCCGCGCA
The sequence above is a segment of the Alteriqipengyuania lutimaris genome. Coding sequences within it:
- the rimK gene encoding 30S ribosomal protein S6--L-glutamate ligase, coding for MKIALLARNPNLYSHKRLVEAAEARGHQIDWLNTLRCTVHIASHKPEVYYDGEPCIGYDAVIPRIGASVTNYGLAILRQFEMRGCWPLNESVAIGRSRDKLRSLQILAKHGLGLPLTAYANDPKKAEEIIRAVKGPPVVIKLLEGTQGIGVVLADSMSSAKSVIEAFRGANVNILVQEFIKEAGGTDIRALVIGGKVVAAMKRTGAADDFRSNLHRGGSAQLIKITPEERSTAVRAAKRMGLNVCGVDMLRSNHGPVIMEVNSSPGLEGIEAATGKDIAGQIIDFISAHAKIGATKTKGAG
- a CDS encoding ATP-dependent zinc protease family protein; this encodes MITVGWRELVELPELGLKGVPAKIDSGARTSSLHGMVIEEFRRDGEKFVRFEVFFPGTRVMQVCEAVHVDVRGITSSNGETQLRYVIKTPLTIGEETFRAEISLADRSDMKFPMLVGRSALRRRFVVDSGNSWLQSPGRDPVKGHKP